The Clostridioides sp. ES-S-0010-02 genome window below encodes:
- a CDS encoding anaerobic ribonucleoside triphosphate reductase, which yields MVEFVKKRDGRVIPFNEDRITRAIFLAATNVAEREGIVPDYKLSEQLTQEVIKLINHKYSESVPSVEDIQNSVVKVLIETGHAKTSEEYIVYRTERSRIRNSKTRLMKAIEEITFEDAEDADIKRENANINGNTAMGTMLQYGSTVSKEFCKTHILKPEHSFAHDNGDIHIHDMDFLNMGTLTCCQIDVKKLFEDGFSTGHGFLREPQDIMSYGALAAIAIQSNQNDQHGGQSIPFFDYGLSEGVYKTFKKFYIGNLAKALKLFKGIENNEAIKDIVYRTEKETNKKVGLKKDELYLNSEKEKLKEMFNIDEELIKNMQNFAFEESYKETDKKTYQSMEAFIHNLNTMHSRAGAQVPFSSVNFGTDISEEGRMVTKNLLLSQERGLGNGETPIFPILIFKVKEGVNLNPEDPNYDLFKLSCRVSAKRLFPNFSFLDAPFNAKYYKAGDPDTEATYMGCRTRVLSNVCGPETVSGRGNISFTTVNLPRLGIKHGIIKNEKTNLDEFFKELDEKIDLIIEQLLERLEVQGNKKMKNFPFLMGQGVWKDSDDLGPEDTLKEVIKQGTLTIGFIGLAECLIALTGKHHGESKEAQELGLKIVSYMRHKMDEATDKYKLNFSLMGTPAEGLSGRFTKIDKKVYGEIKGITDKEYYTNSFHVPVYYNISAYDKIEIEAPYHEFTNAGHITYVELDGDPSDNLEAFETIIKAMKDLGIGYGSINHPVDRDPICGFSGVIASNICPVCGRNEDESDIKFERIRRITGYLVGTVDRFNNAKKAEVKDRVKHR from the coding sequence GTTATCTGAGCAACTAACTCAGGAAGTAATAAAGTTGATAAATCATAAATATTCTGAATCAGTTCCAAGTGTTGAAGACATACAAAATTCTGTAGTTAAGGTTCTTATAGAAACAGGTCATGCAAAAACTAGTGAAGAGTACATAGTATATAGAACTGAAAGAAGTAGAATAAGAAATTCAAAAACACGATTAATGAAGGCAATAGAAGAAATTACCTTTGAGGATGCAGAAGATGCTGATATAAAAAGAGAAAATGCAAATATCAATGGTAATACAGCTATGGGAACAATGTTACAATATGGAAGTACTGTATCCAAAGAATTTTGCAAGACTCATATATTAAAGCCAGAACATTCTTTCGCACATGATAATGGAGATATACATATACATGACATGGACTTTTTAAATATGGGGACATTAACTTGTTGCCAGATAGATGTTAAAAAACTATTTGAGGATGGTTTTTCAACTGGTCATGGTTTCTTAAGAGAACCACAAGATATAATGAGTTATGGAGCTCTAGCCGCAATTGCGATACAAAGTAATCAAAATGATCAACATGGAGGTCAAAGCATACCATTTTTCGATTATGGTTTGTCTGAAGGTGTGTATAAGACATTTAAAAAATTCTACATAGGAAACTTAGCTAAAGCATTAAAATTATTTAAAGGAATTGAAAATAATGAAGCAATAAAGGACATAGTATATAGAACAGAGAAAGAAACAAATAAAAAAGTTGGTCTTAAAAAAGATGAATTGTATTTAAACTCTGAAAAAGAAAAACTAAAAGAAATGTTTAATATTGATGAAGAACTTATAAAGAACATGCAAAACTTTGCATTTGAAGAGTCATATAAAGAAACTGATAAAAAAACATATCAATCTATGGAAGCATTTATACATAACTTAAATACAATGCATTCTAGAGCAGGTGCACAAGTACCATTTTCAAGTGTAAATTTTGGAACAGATATTTCAGAAGAAGGAAGAATGGTAACTAAGAATCTATTATTATCACAAGAAAGAGGTTTAGGTAATGGAGAGACCCCAATTTTCCCAATATTGATATTTAAAGTTAAAGAAGGTGTAAATTTAAATCCTGAAGATCCTAATTATGATTTATTTAAGTTATCATGCAGGGTATCAGCTAAAAGATTATTTCCTAACTTTAGCTTTTTAGATGCTCCTTTTAATGCTAAATATTATAAAGCAGGAGATCCAGATACAGAAGCTACATATATGGGTTGTAGAACAAGAGTACTTAGTAATGTATGTGGGCCAGAAACAGTTAGTGGCAGAGGAAATATATCTTTTACTACTGTCAATCTTCCAAGATTAGGTATAAAGCATGGAATTATAAAAAATGAGAAAACTAATTTAGATGAATTTTTTAAAGAACTAGATGAGAAAATAGACTTAATTATAGAACAATTATTAGAGCGTCTTGAAGTTCAAGGAAATAAAAAAATGAAAAACTTTCCGTTTTTAATGGGGCAAGGCGTATGGAAAGATTCTGATGATTTGGGCCCAGAAGATACATTAAAAGAAGTAATAAAGCAAGGAACATTGACTATTGGGTTTATAGGTTTAGCAGAATGCCTTATTGCTCTTACAGGTAAACATCATGGAGAAAGCAAGGAAGCTCAAGAATTAGGACTAAAAATAGTGTCATATATGAGACATAAAATGGATGAAGCTACAGACAAATATAAATTAAATTTCTCTTTAATGGGTACTCCAGCAGAAGGTCTTTCAGGAAGATTTACTAAAATAGATAAGAAAGTATATGGAGAAATTAAAGGTATTACAGATAAAGAGTATTATACTAATTCATTCCATGTTCCAGTTTATTATAATATAAGTGCATATGACAAAATTGAGATAGAAGCTCCATATCATGAATTTACTAATGCAGGTCATATAACATATGTAGAACTAGATGGAGATCCATCTGATAACTTAGAAGCTTTTGAAACTATCATAAAAGCAATGAAAGATTTGGGCATAGGATACGGAAGTATAAATCATCCTGTAGATAGAGATCCTATATGTGGTTTCTCGGGAGTAATAGCAAGTAATATATGTCCTGTATGTGGAAGAAATGAAGACGAAAGTGATATTAAATTTGAAAGAATCAGACGAATAACAGGATATTTAGTTGGTACAGTTGATAGATTTAATAATGCCAAAAAAGCGGAAGTTAAAGATAGGGTAAAACATAGATAG